Part of the Macrobrachium rosenbergii isolate ZJJX-2024 chromosome 2, ASM4041242v1, whole genome shotgun sequence genome is shown below.
AGTAACACTGCCAGGCGTCGACACAAATGGGCAcaggaaggaaatcagcctgacaaaaacaatattcctgcagcgccttccgcaggaggtgaggggccAAATTACTGATGCAGACGCCCTTCCCATGGAAAATCCACAAAGCCATTAAGGCCTCCAAGCACGCCGCCACCCTCGCAGCCTGTAGCCTGATGTCGGAGGACAACGACCCAGAGAACACAAAAGCAATCTACAGGAGGAGAGCACCACCAAGGGAGCAGAGGGCGTGGACATACTCAGAGCAGAGGGCATGGACGAACCCGGCCTGGTGCTATTTCCACAGAAGATTCGGCCCAAGCACCAGGAACTGCAGAAccccctgttccttcacaaaaaacgagaaGGGTGGCCACAGGTAACAGGAGTGGCCGCAAAATTCAGTGAATCGCGATCAGCAGGTTTCTTCATCGCGCCTGCCaccccaaaaactacaagacgccaaacgggccttcaccgaaatggaacagatgggcgTCTGTACCAAAGTATCGAGGCCATGGGCGTCTCCcctgcatctggtaaaaagtcggatggttcctggaggccctgcagaGACTACCGTTGCCTGAACTTAGTCaccacaccagaccactacccactGCCGAACATGCAAGACCTAACAAGCGCCCTTCACGGGACCAAGGTCTTCACAAAGATGGACTTgctaaaatcatactttcaggttcctGTGCATCCTGACGACGTCCTGAAGACAGCCATCAACACACCGTTCGGGACCTACACCTTCTACTCCACCTTGAGCCTCAGGAACGTGGGAGCCACATTCCagtgcctgatggacaccatcctgGGTGACCTGCCCTTCTGCATCTGTTACGTAGACGACATccttatcttctccaggtccccagaggaacaccttcaccaCATCCACGCCATCCTgaagcacctgcaggagaatggattagttgtcaggttcgacaaatgcataTTTGGGGCGGAAAAAACAGACACCCTCAGACACGAAATCTCCCCAGTAGGAGTACGCCCCATAGCCTCCAAGGTGAAAGCAATAAGAAAGTTCCCGACGCCACAgacaatcaaggcccttcaagagTTCCTCAGCATGGTAAATTACTATCGCCGATTCATCCCAGGTATCgcctgcatcatgtatcccctgaccgGAGTCCTggagggcaagccaaaaacactgacatGGGGCACTCCGCAACAGCAGGCATTTGAGGAGACAAAGGCAGCCCTCGcaagtgccaccaccttaacacatCATAACCCCACCGCTTCCCTGAAACTCaccaccgacgccagcaacatcgtTCTGCAGAGCAGTGCTCAAGCAAGTAGTCGACTGCAGCCCCCAGTCTCTAGCCTTCTTCAGTCGCAAGTTGTTGCCGGCAGAGACCTGCCACAGGGCCTTTGACAGCGAGCTGCTCGCAATCTACCAGGCTGTGCGGCACTTCAAATTACCTGCTGGACGGCACTCCATTCACCATCCTCACAGACCACAATCCCCTGGTGCACACATTTACGAAGGCGGCCGATGCGTGGTTGGCGAGGCAGCAGTGGCACTTGGCCACCGTCTCCAAGTTTAGTTGCACCATCACCTACGTCCCCAGCAGGAGAAATGCAGTAGCCGATGCCCTGTCAAGAGTGGAAATCAATTCCCTGCACCTTGGCATAtgctacgaagacctggcaaggGAGCAAGCAGTAGACCTGGAAACACCAGCCTACAGGATGGCACTGACGGCAATCAAGTGGGAGGATGTGCCCTTGGGCGGTTCGGGCGCAACGCTTCTCTGCGACACTAGCACTGGTCCCCGCCTCAATGAGGAAGCAGacattcgacatcattcacggcctctcccatccatAAGGGCGTACAATGACGcacctgatgacagaaaagttcaTGTGGCATGGCATCAGGATGGACGCCTGCCAGTGGGCGAGGAGCTGTATCCCATGCCAAACCAGCAATTTCACAAGGCAAACAGAATCAGTCATTGGTGATTTCCCTCAAACTTGTCAGCgcttcagccacatccacatagACGCCGTTGGGCCTCTACCGCAGTCTGGGGGCACCAGGTACCTCCTGACGATCACAGACCGCTCCACTCGCTGGCCAGGGGAGACACctatggaggaggcatcaacagcatcttgcacagaagccctcctctccagttggatcagccgcttcggggTACCAGACAGCATTACTACGGACAGGGgctcagcattcctgtcagaactctgggtctccctggcacacctgatgggtacaacacttCACAGCACAACGGCTTACAACCCACAGCAAACGGCATGGCAGAGAGGGCACACTGCTCACTGAAGGCAGCTCTAATGGCACGTTGCACCAACGAAAACTGGAGGGCCCAActccctgggtcctgctgggtctccacactACACCGAGGGCAGATGGCAACGTACCCCCTACAGAAAAAGTCTACAGAGAAACACTAGCTGTTTCGGGGGAATTCTTACCGCCGACGGCACAGATACCCCCCTCctgaggttgagggaactagcacagaagttcgcgccctgccataagaccttcacggACAGAACCAATACCTACAGCCCGGCCGGCCTGGATTCCTGCACCTACATCTTCGTCAGGATAGACACCCGTCGACCGCCCTTGACCAGGCCCCATAGGGGCCCTTACCAAGTCTTCGACAGGACCCCCAAGGTGTATCTCATTGACGTCCATGGCCGGGAGGATTGGGTTTCCACCAACAGGCTAAAACCAGCATTCCTTTTGGACGGCGAAATCAGGGAGGAGGCTGGCAGACATCCCAGGGGCCCCCCCCTCAAAATCGCGCCTGCAGACATACCTGCCGCCCCACCAAGGAGGGGCCATGGGCACCCCAGAGGCTGCGCTGCAGCTGCGGCAGATCCAGCAGTTGACGGTGTCCCCCACCCACAGTTCCCAAAGAGAAGGGGTCACCTTCTGCTCCCCCAGCGCCTCCGTGATTAAAGttcatgtcatccaataattatctctgtaatcattCTCTTAgtggggggagtacttgtaaaggcgtcaaacgcctcttcatttctgcattaatcacacCAAGTATGTTACCcgttattgtttcatattttttatgtatctctccatacACATTATTGTCCAGCCTTTCCACCGATGTATGTAACTACtatgtacgtttattgtaacgaaagttattctcatttatatgtcatctaacaaatgcaaattcttgtccaaatgcaTGACATGGAAATCTGCAGGTCAGTCACttcctttccgtccgcattcctcagtgtatacctggtttccgagaaataaatgaagtcatacccagacctgtcttcttgaacctcacactatCAGCATCCGTCGTCCCAATGTGGCATCGTGGTTGAGgaatcctactggctggggtTCTCTAAGGTTTGCAGTCACTGCTGTTATGGGTGGCCGCctttctagttttttgtgaaagaacaggggctcTGCAGTTCTTGGTGTTACTTCTGATGGAAGTAACACCGGGCTGGATTTGTCCTCGTTTTCTGCTGCTGTGGTGGCACCTTCTTCCTATATACCACATTTGTGTCCCCCACTTCGGCTTtttctgctaccaggctgcaggtgttgcggCGTGcctggaggccttggtggcctcatggaGTTTGTGTGCAACGCTCACCAATTCGTCCATCAAGAACATgtctgcttccatgatttgtgccctcacctcctgcggaaggtgCCACAGGAAAATTTCCCACaacaagctgatctccctcctccgtCCGTCTGAGTTGAAgcccggcagcatcaggagaccttgtAGTTCatcccaggcgtccctgggtgatgtatcccccaggggctggttcaTCAACATTGATCCTGAACAGTACGATGCTGATGTGAAAAACTTTAATGCTCGTTTGAGAAGGTATTGTGCTAGACGTAGCAGATATCAGGTTAGGCATTCACCGATGAATGCATGGGTGTACCGACGAAACTGGACAGCCAATAATGCTCATTTCATCTTTAGTGTAAGAAGTGCACTTGCCAATCACTTCGCAAAACTCGTGCGTCATGAATAAGCCCGTCAAACTGTAGAGTAAAAAGCCGTAATGTTAGTCTTggtctgttgttttgttttgtttgaaaacagttttattgccatacacaataaaacattttattcttcCTATACAGATTAAAGTAGTCACACCCTTCTCTTTACACATTGTTAACGTAATTCAATCACCCTTCTTCCATCAAAATGACGAACCACACAGAACCTAAGTTCTTTACTGCTATAACTAACCTGCTACGAGACACTTTAGACCAAGCACACCAAGACCTCGTTGAGTCTCATAGCCTGGAGTAAAAGCGGATGAGGAAGACTTAAAGATGCGTACATCCAGTCATTAGTAGCTATTGACCCCGAAGTTGGAAGTGAAGTTAAGAAAGTCTTAGACCGCGCTCATAAGGCTATAACCTTGATCATTGACAGAATAAGTTCCCTATTGAACTCTGTTCAACCCAAGAAAGAATTGCCACAACTTAAGGAGATTCCCTTGCCCACCTTCAGTGAGGAGAGAAGCGAGTATAGCaatttcatagaatttttttatgtgctAGTTCACGATCAACCTAATCTAGACGACGTGACTAGATTTACTTATCTAACTGGATCGTTGAAAGGAGAGCCCCTCAGACTGATTAGCAGCCTGAGTATAACTGAGCATAACTATGTCATAGCAAGAAAGCTGTTGAAAGAGAGCTATGGTGACACGCACCAAGTGTTGGTTGTGTTGCACCATAAGTTAGCCGATTTACCCATGCCTAAGTGTAATCATCAGGATTTGCGGAAGTTCAGAGTTGAAGTTGCTGCCCTTACCGAACAAATTAAGCGGCTTAGCAGGGCAATATTGTATCATGGTATGTTACTTAGCCTATTGTGTCAGGAACTATCAAAAGATGACATGTATCATTGCATTACTGATCATCTGAGAAAGTGTGACTTTAATCTTGACAAAATGTATTCTGCTATTGATTACCTAATTTGTTCATGTGAGAATGATGCCCTTCAGAAGGGAGAGGATCTTTCACTTGATGTTCAAACTGAAACTGTACACTCGAGCGCCTCACGCTCTAAGAATTGCCCATTCTGTAACTGTAATCACACAGCATATCAGTGTACCAAATTTTCCAGTGCTGCCGCCAAAAGGTACCAACTCGTACTCAATCGCAGATGTTTTAATTGCTTAGCTACAGGACATGCGAGCGAGTCATCAATGCCCCAGTAGACGAACTTGTAAACTCTGTAATGAAAAGCATCACTACCTCATTTGCAAAGGGAGTGGCAGCAATAGATTGTCTCACAATGTGTTCTCGGGAAATCATTCTAACCATACACACCCGAGTCCGTCCCACCAAACAGTCGCCCGACCAGTAGTCCAACACCGAAAGACTGTCACAGTCACCCCTGAATCCTCCCAAGGAAAATGTGTGAATCGAACTCGATCGACCTTTGTAGCCAGTTCCGATTGTAGTGATCAAagtaaaagtaaaggaaatgaaaaactttccACCAgtacaaaaactgtaaaaaatgaaccaaCTACTGAATTACCCACCACCTTGTTACCCACCGCTACAGTAGTTATGTATAATCAGAAACAACCAGTTACTACCAGGATGTTTTTGGATACTGGTAGCCAGAGGAGCTTTATTTCAACATCATTGGCTTGtaaattgaaattgaaagtaataagagaggtaaagttaaatttagcctcCTTTGCTTCTCAGTCAGTCACGGGAGAATACGAGACTGTTGGTGGTAGAGTTCATCTGGGAAAACGTGTGGTTAGAGTAAAGTTAGTTGTTCATGATCATGTTGTTACCCCCATTCATAATTTGGGATTAGAAAGCGTCAAAAAACAACTGGAAGGTAAGTGATACACATTAGCTGATAGTAAAGTGAAAAGTGATTTGCTGAAAGACATCAATCTTCTCATTGGAGCagattattttagttattttgtgaCTGGAATGGTAAGGATAGATGGCATAATGGCGtagccccctacgggaaaacACTGCAGTGGGCACTGCAAGGTGTCATGAAATCAAATGTGTGCATGTTGAGAGTCCACAGAATCATAAAAATGAACATGATGTAGATTGTTGGTGGAGACTGGACACCCTGGGTATTTCCCCTGATGAACAATATACTGAGCCAGAGATAACTGCGATGATACAGGTGCAACAGAGTGTAGTGAAGATGCAATTGGGTTATCAGGTTAGCTTACCTTTCAAAGGGATGCAATGTCCGAGTAACAATTACTGTAATGCTGCCGTGCAGCTCAGTGCTTTGGAAAAGCAGTTTCAGAAGGATCCTGGGTACAGAGAGTCGTACCAGCGAGTCCTTGATACTTATTTGAGCTCAGGCTTCATTGGAGAAGTTTCTGACCCCCGAAACAATGGATATTTTATGCATTACTTTGGAGTGAGGAAAGAGAGTAGCACAACTCCGTTGCGCATTGTTTTCAATGCGTCTTCTAGGCGTAAGGGCGAATTGTCCCTGAACGACTGCCTGTATACTGGCCCAAATTTGGTCGAGCTTCTGTATGACCTATTGTTGAGGTTCCGATCAAATCCCTATGCTGTCATTAGTGATATCATTAAGGCCTCCCTCTGAGTCCTACTACACCCCGCAGATCGTAAGTACATACAGAAGCCCGGCAAAACGGCAACCTACGCCTTCAGAGTGGTGGTTTTTGGTGTCACCACCAGTCCGTACCTTCTGCAACCGGTGTTACACACACATCTGAGGGACAATGGGAGAGAAAAGCTGATGAAGTCATTTTATGTGGACAACTTTTTGAAAACTTACGATTCAGTGCCTGAGATGAAAGCTGAGTGCAAGCAGGTGAAAGTGTTGTTGGCAGACACAGGTATGCCCTTAACAGGTTGGGCAAGCAATGTGGTGGAGTTTGATGAAGAAGTGGAAGCTGATGAACCAAAGGTGGTGACTGTGTTAGGTATGAAGTGGGATAGAAGTAAGGACGCGCTGAGTCTGAAGGGTGGAAAGAAGATGAATGAGTCTGTGAGGGATGGAAAACTCACGAAACTTAAGTTATTTTCATTGCTCGTGTCGAATTTTGACCCGTTAGGATTGGTTAGTCCAGTGTTCATGAAAGGAAAGCTATTGTTGCAGGATTTGTGGGGAGAAGGGGTTGAATGGGGTGAGGTGCTGTCACTGGAGAGACAACATCAAGCTCAGGAGATACTCGAGCAGTTAGAGTCAGTGGAAGTTTTTGGAGTTTGAGAGAGGAGTGATCGTGAGACAGAGTGAGCTCCATGTCTTTGCAGATGCCTCCAGTAAGGCTTACGGAGCAGTAACGTATGTTAGAGATGCAGTAGGAAATAGTCAGCTACTTACTTCTAGGATGCTGTGTAAGCAAAGCAAGTTGTCGATTCCCAAATCGGAATTGGTAGCTTTCAACTTAGCTGGTCACCTATTTGGATTGTAGAATTTTGCTTGTGTGGTTGTGTGGACCAATTTTTTGGTTGCTAAGACTTGAGTAGAGACTAAAAAATCCAACCATAATAGTTTCATTTCTAATCAAGTAGGTGAGATTCTATTCCTACAGAGACGGCTTGAGATCCATTTGAAGTATGTCCCCACCAAGTTAAATCCAGCTGACATCCTCATGCGAAGCATGAACACCAAAGATCTGATGCAGAGCGAGCTGTGGCGAAATGGCCCCCATTTTTTACGTGCGACAGGTCCTGTAGAGATGAAGGCAAACTTGCAGAGCCGGGAGAACTATGGCACATAGAGGGGAGtaaggttttgtttgtttatacagtATGTTAAATTTAATGCGCAATGCATTGAAATTTGTTCGTTCAGACTCTGACCCCTTTCTCAAACTTGTCTTTTTAGAACAGAGGCATCACCTGCCATCTGTCTGTGCTTATTTAGAATCAGGAATGAAAGTTCCCAGTCACATAAGTAACTATGTTTGTGTAAGCAGTTGAACTTTACTATCTGTAATCAAATCATTTATACCCGTTCCAGTATTGCTGGTGCAGTAGGATGCAAAGCTAAATTGTTGTTATTGCCAGCCAAGAGTCAGTTAGTTAAATTATATCTTAATCATTTACATGCAACACACGCCCATTGTTGTGTCAATGTATTAATCATACTTTTTCGCCAGGAATGCTGGATGCCTGGATTGAGAACTTTAGCTTAGGGTGTGATCTGAGCATACAGAGTGTGTAAGATAACCTTCCAGCCTCCACTACGACTCCCACCACCTCTGCAACTTCTTGCTGCAAGAACCACCTTGAACAGACCCTTCAAATGTGTGGGATTGGACCACACTAGACCTATCAAGACCAACACCGGAGTGGTTTACTTACTGCTGATCACTTGTATGGCTAGCCGAGCTGTTTATTTGGACATCTGTGACACATTGAAAGCAGACGTGTTTATACTTATGCTAAGAAGATTTGTGGCGTCGCAAGGTGCGCCATTGAGAATATAAAACGACAATGCCACCACAATTAGGGCAGCAGACACCTTCCTCAGGGAAATCTATCGTCAAGAGGAGACTCAGCAATACCTGCGGAATACAGGTATTAGATGGCACTTCCAAACCCCCCATTTTACTTGTAAGGGAGGTTTCTTCGAGAGAATGATTGATGTGGTAAAACGCACCTTAGAGACGACACTCAGCAGGAACATCTTTCACCCAGAGCAGGTTCAAACGTTGGTAAAAGAAGTAGAGGCTATCATCAACAACTGCCCCCTGATGTACGCGGGTGATAAGAGAGACGACGGAGTCATTACGCCTTCTCGCCTTATATGAGGGGAATTGATTCAACTTCTGCCACCCGTTATGCCCCACGAAGGGATGTGGGACACCCTAACAACGAAGCAACTTcgtcatcattatttttgtctGACAGCCACCCTCAGCAAATTCAAGGATTATTGGAGAGAGATGGCTACTTACGGGCACTACAGGAGTGCCATGATTCAAGGGAAGCAGCAGTTACGCCTCTTAAGGCAGGCGATGTCGTCCTGATCAAGATCGAATCCAGAAAACGCAGAGATTGGCCACTTGAGAGGGTCCTTACAGTGTATGCTGACCCCCAGGGTGTGGCACGATCAGCCAAGGTCCTTTACGAAGGAGAGGCACACCTGCACGCAATTAATCACATTGTTCCCTTAGAAATGTCCAAAGAGGAAGACAATGATCCGATCGATTTAAGTGAGCGTGATAGTCGAAGAGACAGAAGGACTCGATGGAAATGTGTTCAATGTCGTAAGTGATGACAGTAGTGAGCGTGCCGAAGAGCAAACGCTGAGATGTGAAGGGGAAGGTACTGAACAAGCCAGACCGCACAGAAAAGCAGCCCTCACACAGTGAGAAGAATTGCTCATTGGATGCGGGAAGGGACAGTgtaggacagaaaaaaattgcgaGTGAGGTGAACTTATACACAAGTGTGAGTCATAAGGGAGCCTTGAAGGAAAATATAGTAAGTAGCAAGTACTTCGCGAGTTCCTAATGAATCACTACTCCGAGTGCAGGGCTACAGTGAAGAATGTACAGTGTTCGTGGATGATGTAAACTCATCACTAATGattatatttgttccttttttgcaATTGAAATGATGACCATGTCAGGTGTTGAGCGTTTTAGTAAGATAAGGTAGTGCTTTGTTATATTGAAGAACGCCTCAACAGGATTGAGGCAGTTGAGTTAGTATTTGTCATTGCATAGATTAAGGGTGGCCactcacacttttttttattgctgtttgttgTCACATTTGACCCAGCTACAACAGGGCCCGATTGGAGTTGGGCCAAGCATGaaaacccccccctttttttttccttctttgagaGTTGGTAGTTAAGTATGTAGATTTAGTGCCTATCATATGAGCCCTCCACTTTGTAGATGGAAGGACATGGTGAAAAATTACGCATTTCACCAACTTGTTGGGCCCCTGGGCGCCAAAAACCACGTTGTTTTTCCTGATTGCACATGAGGCCGGACGGACGTACCTCGACCTCATCTGGACAGGGCTGGTGTGCAACTGGGACGTGTCCAGTTGGCGGGAAAGTAGTAATTACACATCATTGAATGCTAATTAACGAAGCACCTGTGAGGGTGAAGATCATTTTTTCTAAGTAATGTCACcagtaataagtaaatatttgaaatttgagCCTTGTTGGATAAAGCATTCTAATACACATTGGCACAGCTAGAGAACCTTCCCGCCCTCTGTGAGCGTCCATATAAAGGGGCAGCCAGCTCAGATAGCTGGCTCTCGATCCAGGACATCATAGAGATAACTTGCAAAAGTGTAAGCACTACGAGGTTCTTTGTTATATCACCCATCCTAtggtacagtaagttccaaaagtgaagctacaaatttgaGAGGATTTtgttcgaaattcactaactggcaactacaacacatagctgaaaaacttttttttttacattgaaagctctatcaagcaaaataaagataacatatgatgcacaaatatcaaatctatgatatttataacaatcataagaaaaaattacggtaatagtaattatttcaaagtatagtaattacttcaaactatagaaacgaaacaatttgaaattatcgTTCAACAtaggattaccaacattaccgtggaaacaaatatttaatatcatagtgtattatcaattattttagcgaagatgcataaaaccatgcaagtatcaatggaatataaagggaaaatctccgtaacattaaaca
Proteins encoded:
- the LOC136843268 gene encoding uncharacterized protein, with translation MFLDTGSQRSFISTSLACKLKLKVIREVKLNLASFASQSVTGEYETVGGRVHLGKRVVRVKLVVHDHVVTPIHNLGLESVKKQLEDCWWRLDTLGISPDEQYTEPEITAMIQVQQSVVKMQLGYQVSLPFKGMQCPSNNYCNAAVQLSALEKQFQKDPGYRESYQRVLDTYLSSGFIGEVSDPRNNGYFMHYFGVRKESSTTPLRIVFNASSRRKGELSLNDCLYTGPNLVELLYDLLLRFRSNPYAVISDIIKASL
- the LOC136843272 gene encoding uncharacterized protein, whose amino-acid sequence is MKSFYVDNFLKTYDSVPEMKAECKQVKVLLADTGMPLTGWASNVVEFDEEVEADEPKVVTVLGMKWDRSKDALSLKGGKKMNESVRDGKLTKLKLFSLLVSNFDPLGLVSPVFMKGKLLLQDLWGEGVEWGEVLSLERQHQAQEILEQLESVEVFGV